AACTGGTCATCTTCAAAAATAATCTCCTTTATTCCGAAATTGTTTATCAAATAACCGATCATCTCCAGAACATATTCTGAGCTGTGAAACCTGATCTGACGACTAAAAACAGAGGTGTCGCAAAAAATACATTTATTGGGGCAGCCTCTCGCGGATATGATGTGTGTTGCAGGGAGTTTTTTGTATTTAAAAAGCGCCGGATTATAGCGGGTAGGGAAACTATCCAAAAGCTCCCAGGCAGGAAATGGAAGAGAGTCAAGGCTCTTAATGGGCTGGCGAGAAGGTGTGAATCTGATTTCCCCGTTGCCCCGAAATGCCACCCCTGCTACGTGTGATGGTATTTTATCAGCAGACAGAGCTTCAACTAACTCGACCACAGTATCTTCACCCTCCCCCACAACACCATAATCAAAAACAGGGTAGTCCATGAGCGTTTGCTCAGGGACAGCGGTAAAATGCGGCCCACCGATGATTATAGGTGTGGTTGGACAGATATCTTTTATCATTGAGGCCAGTTTTACGGTTTTGATAATCGAAGGCGTTACTGCAGTGAGCCCGATTATATCAGGCTGAAATTTTTTTACCTCTTCAAGCGTTTCTTCATAGCCCAAACCCTGGGCCGAGGCATCCAGAATTCGAACACGGTGTCCTGCCTCACGCAAAACTGCTCCTAACATAAGCAAACCAAGATGTGGAAGGGTGGCTCCGACAGAAGCCAGATTGCCATATCTTTCTTTAAGGGAATATGGGGCATTAGCAAGAAATATAGCAGCCATAACCGGTTAGTTCCAATGTTGGTTATACAATTTTAGTCGAGCAGCCGAGCAGGGGAATGGTTGAACCGCAATAGCGAGCGCATTTCCCGTAGCTTGCTGCGGTGTTAGCGATAATACGATGTAATGATACACATATCAAGTCCTGAATACATACATTGCAAAGCGAGCGCAAGTTTGCCTTGATTTTTAGCACAATTACTGAATTTCCTTGAAAATCTCTATGACTTAGGGTAAATAAACTTTTTGTGTTTATGGCGCTTTCTCTTTTCTTATGCAAGTTGAAGCTCAATGCCATTAACTAAGGAGGCGCGCACGGCGGTGTTTTTACGAAGATAAAGAAAAAGTTTCTTCGTGGTAATTAATAATGATGAATTCGTAAAAAGTCGAGGAACCACTTTTTGCGAACCGCGTAAAGTGTTAAGGGTATGATTAAACAGGCAATTGCTTTAACCTAACACCTAACACTTTACACTTAATACCTGATGAATTCGTTTTTTTACGAATTCATCAATAATAAAAGGAAGGAGAAAAATATGATCTTGAGCAAAACAAAGTTGTTATTGGTAATATCTCTTTTATGCGGGTTTGCTATTGTAGCATTGGGATGTAAAGACAAAACAAAGGAGGAAAAAAGCACATCTTCTGTAGCAGCTCTTACAATCGCCATGATTGAAGAAAATTACAAGACAGTCGATACCAAGGATGCTGTATTAAAGGCTTCCATTGTGGAATTCAAAGACGTAACAAATTATACATATCTTGATTTAAAGGATTCTACAGGCCGGATATGGGCTGCTATACCAAAGACATCGGTTGAAACAGGAAGCGAGATAGAACTTGCCAACATCATAGTGATGAAGGATTTTCACAGCAAAATACTGGACAAGACGTTTGCAACCATATTATTTGCTGTTCCCTTCTCAAAGGACAGCAATGCACGCAGCTCTTT
The Anaerolineae bacterium genome window above contains:
- a CDS encoding radical SAM protein, whose protein sequence is MAAIFLANAPYSLKERYGNLASVGATLPHLGLLMLGAVLREAGHRVRILDASAQGLGYEETLEEVKKFQPDIIGLTAVTPSIIKTVKLASMIKDICPTTPIIIGGPHFTAVPEQTLMDYPVFDYGVVGEGEDTVVELVEALSADKIPSHVAGVAFRGNGEIRFTPSRQPIKSLDSLPFPAWELLDSFPTRYNPALFKYKKLPATHIISARGCPNKCIFCDTSVFSRQIRFHSSEYVLEMIGYLINNFGIKEIIFEDDQ